cgcggggctcgaactcacggaccgcgagatcgtgacctggctgaagttggacgcttaaccgactgcgccacccaggcgccccttgtttttgttttttaatataatttattatcaaattggcttacatacaacacccagtgctcatcccgacaagtgccctcctcaatgcccatcacccatctctccccctcccccacgcccccaaGACTGAAAGAGCAAGCAGGCGGTTGAGACCCCCAAAGACATACCCAGAGAGAGTTTCGTGAAAGAAAGGAGTGCGCAGTTCCGTTCTACTCAAAACTCAGCGGTAtccacaaatgaaaatgaaattaaagatcaGTTACATCCATGATGGTTTCTCTAAATACATCCTCTAGAAACTTCTATAGATTTCAGCTTTCATCCAGTTTTTCACCACTCTGTAAAACCAGGTTTTACAAGAGTCCAAAGAAGAGATACTCTGAACTTCAAGGGATACTATCGTGAGGAAAGCTTGCCAGACCACTCTAGCCAAGGCAACTTGTCCTCTGTGCTGTTAGGGCACTTAGAGtctataaatgtattaaatgtgCCTTATTTCCTATTTAAATATCCTTACTTACCTATTGCTCTCTTTATGTCTTCCTGTGCATTGTAAACTCCTCTGTTTTAGAGACCCTGGTCTACACGTCCCCGTTTCTTCCAGAGCAtcttcccaccacccccacttACACGGTAGGCACTTGCTATGTGAGGAGGCTATCGGGTGAGCGGTTGTAGGAGGTAAAGACAGCCTGCATCCAGGATAAACAGGATGAGGCCACATTTAAGACTtcaagtttcttttgtttttttttaatttttttttttaacgttttatttatttttgagacagtgagagacagagcatgaacaggggaggggcagagagagggagacacagaattggaaacaggctccaggctctgagctgtccgcccagagcccgacgcggggctcgaactcacggaccgtgagatcatgacctgagccgaagtcggccgcttaaccgactgagccacccaggcgccccaagacttcaAGTTTCTAACCTTACTTAAAAGCCTGACAGAGATATATACATCatgattatctatctatctatctatctatctatctatctatctatctatctatcatctatctacctacctacctacatacCTATCTGGGATTCCTAGCCCAAGGATTCCCCACTTTCCTCTAAGCTCCAATACCTGTCTTCCCAGAGGGCAGCCTTCACCTTTACCTCTGCAACCGTTCTTTCTACTGACATGCCACATACCTCTTCTTCCTCCAAGGCTGAGGAGAAGCCAGGGCCTGGATCAGGTACTAGATCTTTCGGGGGTGCTTTAAACAGGAAAGGGGTCTGGGCGACATTATTCTGAAGCCAGCAGAAGGGCTGTGTCCCCTTAGAGCTGACCCACAAAATGACAGTTTTGTCTAAAAGCCGTTTTCCAGGCCACACCCTCATCAGGtcattgtcccccccccccccccccccactgaccGTGCTCCTGATTGgctggccctgccctcccctcccccaccagtccCAGTGACCTATTGCTCCTATAGGGACTGGCTTTTTCCGGTTGGCAGGTAGGACAAGTGGGGCAAGGGTCAGGGAGACTGATATGACCCCCGAGTAGTTTTCAcgtctctttctctgaccttgtGGAGGGTGGTTGAAATTAGGCAATAGTTTGTAGGTGGTTATTATAAAGCCACGGATCTCCAGTATAAGCAAACACCCAATTTGGTTATTGATTATGATTTACCAGGACTATGAAATTTACCAGTTACAATGCATTCAGTACTTACTCTTCAGGCATTTCTGTGaggcagatttttgtgtgaagaATTACGTACCTGTCTTTTTTGATCGGTTAAGTGCACGCGTCTGACCTCATGTACCCCAAAGGTAACTTGTGGCCCAACGCTGGCATTGGATTTGGGGTTCTCAATCCAATATGACACCGGCAAAATCTTTTAAGTGGGTGGCATATTTTCCAACAGCTTAAATCATGTTTTGATTTCCTAGCTGTTCTTACGTATGTCATAACTACACTTAACATTTAGTGACACGTATGTAAAACTTGAATTTAAGAAAGTTGAACTGAAAAAGCAAGGAATCATTCTCAAGTAAAGCCCAGCCCTCTAACTGAATTTACTGTGTGCTCCAAAAAGTTGTAAAACACAGTTGTCTTAACGGAGGAAGAGATTCCTTTAATTATGTCTGTCGAGAACATTTTCTGATGTCAGTTGTGGAAACCGGTCTTAATATAATTAGAATCATACCTCATATAATTAAACAGACCCCTTAGGGAGGGAGCCGTGTTAACATCAGTGTTTTCTATTTGTGTTTCATTATGTAAACAAGCTCCTGTTTTGCTTCATGGAGAGGAACCTGGGCTCCCAGGTCAGGCCAACCTTTCCCGATTGTTTGAACAACTTTAAAGAGAGACAAGCTGTTTACTAGGCAGAAATGAGTCAATGTTGCTTTGAAATGAATGCCAAACCACAAGAAGATTAGGTTAAAGAATTTATCTTGAGAATGCTCCACCCTGCCTCTGGGTCCCCCGCGCCCCCACCCCAAGCAGCTTGTTTTCTGCTTTAACCTGTGGAAGTCTTAGAAATTCCAATAGTCACTACCCCAGAAGGTGTGCAAACAGGGGTAACATGGTCCACCCTTTTTGTAGGTATACTTTGGTCTAAGAAAGTACTTTTGGGGTCTACCTTCAATTAATAAGCTTACCATTTTCTGAAACTTGTGTTAAAACGTTATTTTGATTGAGCTTTACAACAATCTTATCAAGTAAATACTCTCCTCACCCCATTTCACTCTTGGATATATACTAAAGCCCAGACACAAAGGGTAATAAGGTTTCACAGTTAATATGTAGCAGAGTTGAGCTGAAACACCCTGGGAACTCACCTAATGAAGTTTTGAGGACCAGTTAGAAATTTTGATGTAGAATTCACAGTGATTTGCACCACTGTGAAAAGTACCTCTACGGAGCTCAGTGCCTACATTGGTAGCGAGGACTTCTGGTATATAAATTCTCCTAGATTTTCGAAAATAGTTGTGAAACTGGTCAGTGGACTATGTGTTTCCAATGTCAGCAAGAGTTAACTAGACTCTCTTAATTTTTAGGATTCAATAATGGGATGGATGAGGGGTGGGGCATAAATAAAAGGATGAGCTGATGGTCTGTCCATGGAACTTCTGAGAACCAACAGGAAGATAATTGTGATTGTATCTAAATGCTACAATTAATTTGATGAAGTGGGGCTTAGAAGAACCCATTTAGGAAAGAGCAggttttaatgaaaagaaagaaacatcacttcaacatatatattttaataaacttttttgtgCCTATGCCATATTTCGGAATAGATGTTTTTCTTAAAGGTTTAACCCTaggaaacacatacacacatgctcacacatgcCAAACTAATTCAAACAGCATGGTTTACACAAAGAAAGCAAtaatggggcacccgggtggctcagtcagttaagcgtccaactttggctcaggttatgatctcacggtttgggagttcgagccctgagctgggctctgtgctgatagcttgcttcgggttctgtgtctccccctctctctctgaccctcccctgctcatgcgctctctcaaaaataaacattaaaaaaagaaattggactCTTCAGGACCTCTTTACTTCTGTGTCAAATTCTCTAATCCTTCCTCCTCGAAGGTGGATTACAGGGAAGGGATAAGTGATTAAAAAGTGCAAGGTTTTCACCGATAATTGCCTCGATcagttaaatatattatttaaaaagttcttggggcactggggtggctcagtcggtgaagcgtccaactttggctcaggtcatgatctggtggttcacgGGCGAATccatggtgtggagcctgctcgggattctgtctctcctctctgccccgcccccacttgtgcgtgcgcACACGCtctctaagataaacattaaaaaaaatgaacaaaaagttcTTTTTGTCATTGCTTCTTCAAACTTAGAAATAACTTGCTTTGCTGATTCCTTTGACTACAGTTCTGCCCAGGACGGGCTCTAGTAGGATTTTCAGAAGGAAGCTCAGTACTCCAAACTGGAGCTCCAATCAAACAGGATATTGATTATATTTCTAGCACGGAGTAGTCTATGTCCagtctctctcttcaaaatgggGACAAAGGTCACACATGTTTACACAAAgctgacttggggcgcctgggcggcgcagtgggttaagcatcttgatcttggctcaggtcatgatctcgtggttcaggagcTGGAGCACTGATggcgtggtgcctgcttgggattctcgctcttctgctctctgcccctcccccgctggtctgtgcgcactctctctctctctaaataaataagtaaacttaaaaaaaattaaaaaaaagaaagccaacttATGTTCCAGGCATTCTAGTAGGCACTTTGATTTGCCCGAAGTCATAGATTATAAGCCATAGAGCTGGGATTCCAATTTGGGGCTGGAGAGCCTTTTCGGCCACATTCTATCAATTATTGACTAATTCAATAACTGACAAATCTTTTGTTACTCTGTAGCCATACAAGAATTGCTAGCATTCCACTACCCATTTCTCACTCTCTTTAGCTCTATTTCCTTTTACTTCTAGCTAGTTCACCACCCTTCCCTGTAAAAGAGATAATTGAACCTTTCAACTCTCTCTGGTTGAGTAGTACAGAAGAAAGCCAAGGGTATGTAGGAGCAAGTATGATTTATTTGCGGCagagagtagaaaaaaaatgttaccaataGCCATAGATACATTCCTTAAGTCATATACAAAGGAACGCTGTtattaaaagtttgttttatttttctgtgacatTGAGTATCAGCCCCCagtttacagtcttttttttttttttttatggcttccaAACATTAGCACGGTTAATATCACCTCATCAATAACCAAATAATAAATCAAATTAGTCCCAGTGGTTATACGTCCACATCTAGATTGTTCGGGTGGTCAGGAACTCTTAGTTGTTTGCTTTAGCTTTTAGTTCTTGGTTGTATCtataaaggaaacagaaaaagattaaTGATGCATCACCATAGATAACTATGTAATAAGAAGGGAATGGGAAGCAtattccctgtctccttcctcacTAGTCAAGGGGCTGTATCGTTTTAGCTACAATCTTCTCAGGGGCTTGtggctgaaacaggaagaagggaaagtgaCCTAAGGATTTTCTTTGCATCTGGCTTCCAGCTGCCAAAAAGTTTCAACAACATAACTGACAAATAGCTTCCTGTACAAAAGTCCTATCTTGGTATTTTCATTCTTGAATTATAACAGTGTAACAAACACGTgaacatacaaataaaatttggCAAAATGTGGTCATCTGGAACTTTATAATCATGGAACATCTTtcctaagaataaaataaattgggaatGAGATCCTAggcactaaaaataaaacacactttcaaaaaaaaatgaaatagacttTTGTGATGCTGACAGGCTACTGAGTTTTTAGCAGTTTGTAGACACTGGGTTAACAGAATAGTAAAGCTAAGGCCTATTTCTTCAATTCTCATTAATCCGAAGAAGAATTAACCACCAAGTCAGAGTCTTTCCCTTCTATAGCACCCAGAGCTTCATTTACTATTCTGTCCCAGATTACAAGGGTGGAGAATAGAGCACAAGAAGTAACTTTTTCCACGAAGTCTACCAGAATCCCAGATTTCTCTAAAGGTTCTGATTTCAAATATCCCATGGTGCCTGTCTAAATGCTCCAGAGTCCAACACTTATATTTTGAGCTAAATCTCCCAATCTACTGTTGTGACTGCAAACAGTGCCGAAAACCCTTTTGTCAAACCGTATCTGTGTTTCCACTTTAGAGATAATAAATCCAAATGTTGCATTCAGCGTGTTTGCAGCCCTCCCATTATGGCTTAATGTAAGGTTAAAATGCAACGGCGGATGAGAAAAATACTCGTGAAGAAAGTCACCGCACAGACTGAAGTTTGTATCGATACAAGTAAGCTCTAAAAATGCTTGTCGGCTGTGCGGTAGAATGAGTGAGTGattcatcatccatccattctGTGCTAGAGGATAATGAAAGGGTTCACGTGTCAAGCTAGGATagcaaagatgagaaaaatgaaggagagaaCGCCTTCTGAAAGGAAGGCAAATTATAACTGAATATTGTCCGTTTCTTTAGTATGgagatcatttaattttttttagccaaAGAGCACTGTTTTGCAATTTAGGAAGGTTCTGTGGTTCAAGCGAAGCCGGAGCCTTCATCTACGATGAGCTCGAGGCAGAGTGTGAACCAGTCAGTGACAATATTAACTACTGAGTACAGACAAGCTTCGCAGACATAGTGGGCTCAGCTCCAGACCACCACGATgatgaatattttgtgaatgaatcttcaaatgaatattttagcTTCCCAGTTCATATAAAGGTGACATTTACGCTATGCTGTattctattaagtgtgcaatcgCAGTAGGTCTAGGAAAAAAAGTACATACCTTGATTTAAAAACATCGCTTAAAAAAACGCTAACCATCATCTATGTTTTCAGCAAGTCGTAATCtctttgctggtggagggtcttgcatCAACGCTGATGACTGCTGACTGACCCGGGTGGTGGCTGcggaaggttggggtggctgtgttTTCTTAAAACAGGACCACAACGAAGTTGCCACGTCAACTGACTCTTTCACAAATGATTTCCCTGGGGCATATGATGCCATTCGATAGCACCCACAGTggaacttctttcaaaactggagtcTATCCTCTTAAACCCTGCCACCGCTTTATCagctaagtttatgtaatattctaaatactgtactttgctgtcatttcaacaatctccACAGCACCTTCACCAgcagattccatctcaagaaacgctttctttgctcatccgtaagaagcaactcctcatccattcaaCCCTGTGATTGCAacaattcagtcccatcttcaggcttcGCTTctcattctagttctcttgctgtttccaccacatctacagtcacttcctccactgaagtctgcAACCCCTCCAAGTTATCCACGAGGATTGAAATGGACTTCTTCCAACCTCTtattcatgttgatattttgacctttCCATGAATCATGACTATTCTTAACGGTACCAggatggtgaatcctttccaggttttcaatttactttgcccagatccatcggAGGAATCACTCTCTATGGCAGCTATGGCCTTACAAAAGATAGTTCTTAAATAAGAAGACTTGAAAAtcaaaatgactccttgatccaggggctgcagaatggatgttgtgttagcaggcataaACACGTGAATCTTGTACATCTCAATCGGAGCTCTAGGGTAACCGGATACATTGTACATGAACAGGAATATGTTGAAAAGAATCTTTTATTCTGAGCGGCAGGTCTCCACAGTGGGCTTAATATTCAGCAAACCACGTTGTAAATCGAGGTGCTGTCACCCAGGCTTTGTTCCATTTCTAGGGCACAGGCAGAAGAGACTGAGCATTATTCTTAAGGTCCTCAGGATTTTTGGAATGGTgcatgagcactggcttcaacttaaagtcaccggctgcattagcccctaacaagagagtcagcctatCCTCCgaagctttgaagccagataTCGGACTTCTCTGTAACTGTGAAAGTCCCGGAAGGCATCTTCTTCCAGTAGGAGGCTGTGTCACCCACATTAAAGATGGGTTGTTTACGGTCGTCGCCACCTTCGTCATCTTGCTCCATCTGTTGGGTAACTGGCTGTAGCTTGTCCGCCAGCACCTGCTGCCCCACCTTGCACTGTATGTGGCAGAGACGGCTTCTTTCCTTGACCCACAGGAACCGACCTCTGCtggcttcagacttttcttctgcagcttcctcacctctctgagcctttcaGAGAATTGAAGAGAGcgagggccttgctctggattgggCTTTGGCTACAGGGAACGTCGTGGCCGTTTGATCTTCTGTCCAGACCACTAAAACGTTCTCCGCATCAGCGATGAGGCTGTTAAGCTTCCTTACCGATCGTGCGTTCACTGAAGTAGCACTTTTGATTTCCTTCCGGAACTTTCCCTCCGCATTCACAGCGTAGCTAAATATTCGGCACAAGAGGCCTACCTTTCGGCCTATCTCGTCGGCTTtcagcctgccttcctcactaagcttacttatttctagcttttgacttAAAGTGAGAAATGTGCATCTGTtgcctttcacttgaacacttagaggcaaACTGTAGGCTTATTAACTGGCCTATTTTTACTATTGTTgcgtctcagggaatagggagatctgagcagagggagggagatgggggaatGGCCCAGTCGGCGCAGTTAGAACACACAACGTTCATCAGTGAAGCTCGCGGCCTCATTTGGACGTGACTCGTGGACCCCCAAACGACGACAGCAGTAAAATCAAAGATCACTGACCACAGAGCACCACAAGATTGTGAGAATGACCAAAATGTGGCACACAGACACGAAGGGagaaatgctgttgggaaaatggtGTCGACAGACTTGCTCGacgcagggttgccacaaaccttccatATGTAAAAAGCGCAACATCTCTGAAGCACAATGAAGTGGAGTGAGACGAAAATGTGGGACGCCTACAAACAGTTTTAAAACTATTCATAGGATACTTTCTGACAAGACCCGAAGCCTCACGCCAAACATCATTTCCAACCACTACATAACCACCCCCATTTTATTATCTATAATCGAAAGCGAGCATTTAAAACGTTCATGGAGAAAATTACTTAGTATTTTGTAAATCATGTCTGTTGTCTTAAGACAGATTCTATGAATGGGCTGTATTTCTAGATAATACACAGTCAGATTTGAAACCTATGTAGCAAACATACTGCTTAACACTTTGAACTTAAGCCCCcagatttttctagaaatttctgctTCAGGCCTCTTCCATCTTAACATCATacatgaatcttaaaaaaaaaaaaaaatgcactgccATCTGGGTGGCTTCTGAGGCAGATTTCTCTTTTTACACCTGTGGTGGGCTTACCTCCAAATACGAAAGAGCTGAGAGGCCCCTGCTGCGCCCACGAAGAAATTAACAGCAAACAGACTCCAGTTTTTTGGAATAATTACAAGTGAGTATCTTGACCAAATAAACCCTGTtgaaacaaaagatttttttttttttaaagcacaggtaCTGCTGCAATATCTTTTGAACATTCTGTATTAGAGCAACATAATTATAAGATCATGACAACATAAAGTAGGATAAAAGAAAAGCTATGCTTTGAGTCTTTAATAAAGTTGCTATAATTCAGTGTTACACAAAATATGCAGTTCTTACATCAACAGGGAATCTTTACAGGGCAAATGAATATTAACTAACTTTTTTTCCTACTTACAAAAATATGTTcgtggtaaaacaaacaaaccaaccaaaaacCCACGCAGATACTTATTCACAGTAACCCTCTTATCGAATAATTAATTAACTGCCCAACGAGAACACTGTTAATTCCtttgtgtgtgagtgcatgtgcatTTCAAACATTAAACCGTTAAATAAATTGAtgtaagacaaaaacaaaaatactgaatgCCCTAAATGGAACAGGGAATATACTCATTTAATTTACCTGTAGCCATGAGAACAGCAGACTGAGCTGTGCTGAGTTTCTCTGCAGGTCTGGCCATGTCAGCCAGCCCAGCACACACGAGGCCCTGGAGAGACACATTAACACACAGCAAGAAAAACAGCCTCATGAGTGTGCagtaatatttcttcattttatttattttttatttatttatttttttaaatgtttatttatttttgagacagagagagacagagcatgaacgggggaggggcagagagagagggagacacagaatcggaagcaggctccaggctctgagccgtcagcccagagcccgacgcgggggtcgaacccacggactgcgagatcgtgacctgagctgaagtcggacgctcaactgactgagccacccaggcgccccaataattcttcattttaaataacacataAAGTTTCAGAGATTTCCACGATAGTAGCTATGATTTTAGTATCTGcgcattaagaaaatatatacgtcaccaaaaactacaatgagttcAGGGCTGCTTTTTGCATTTGTGTCTTGTTAACCACATCAAGTGGcctcatatatttgaaaattagtaGTGTGTgcgtattcttttttaatttcattaaaaaagtaaCTTTGTTTGAaagttattgagagagagagagggaggagagagacagagcatgagcagtggaggggaaaaagagagggagacacagaatctgaagcaggttccccgtctctgagctgttagcattgGACCCGATGCAGGGcgtgaactcgtgaaccgtgagatcatgacctgagcagaagtcagtctcttaaccaactgagacactcaggtgcccctgcgtGTGTGTATTCTAACAAATAATACTTTTTTCcacatatgaaattatatatatatatatatatatatttttttttttttggctctcaAAAAAtttgcatgagtgggggaggggcaaagggagagggcaagagagattAGAATCCCAAGAGGGTTCTGCACTCAGCatacagagcctgatacagggcttgatctcatgactgtgagctTGTAGCttcaactgaaatcaagaattggatggatgcttaactggctgaccTGACCACCCAGATATCCCATAgttatatattcctttttttaagaaaatgtttattcatttttgagagagagaggaaaaatgagcatgggggaggggcagagagagaaggggacagaggatccgaagcaggctctgtgctgatcgcggccagcccgatgggggcttgaactcctgaaccgcgaaatcatgacctgagctgaagtcagatgttcaacccattgagccacccgggcgcccccaaaaTGATATATTCTTCATACATGTTGGAAACCACTGGTGTGGTGGATGCCTAAAAGCTGTTTAGGCATTTATGTAATTTGTATAGTGTCCTCCTTTCATGTTTTGGTCAGTGttaattcttttctaaaagtGGAAGTATCTGAAAAGCTCTGTTATAATTTTAGTTTCTTGGttggataatttttctttaatgtcaaaGGATACATGGTTATTTCTTCCCTGCTGTGTCTTTAACACTGTTATGTAATCATCCTACTAAAACCCTACCATCAGCATCACTCAGAAAGTTCAGTAATGAGTCTTTGGTTATGCTGGTTATGCTTGGTTATGCTGCTCTATTGCAGAGATAAGAATATGTAATAAAATGATCTTTATTGATGAAAAATTCAAACCTACACAAAATAAAAGACGAGTACAAAGAACCCCTACATACACATCACCCAGAGTTAAAATTCTGCCACATTTGCTTcacctcccctcttcccttttatccgttaagtattttatttatttatttatttatttatttatttatttatttattttaaatgtttatttttgaaggagagagagcatgagcaggggcagggcagagagagagggagacacagaatccgaagcaggctccaggctctgagctgtcagcacagagcctgacgaagggctcgaacccacaaaccatgagatcatgacctgagctgaagttggacttaactggctgagccaccccaggcactcCTATCCTTTAAGTACTTTAAATCAAATCCTAGCTGTCATTAAAGAATATgtctttaagaaattatttttaggttttatggAGTTTCTGAAAGATGCTCTCacatggaaaatataaatcagCAAAGGACTTTGCTCCTAAACAGAACACAGACATACTTGTGAATTTATACACAAATTCAAGTCAAGTACAAAGGGTTTTGAATTAATAAAGTCAGTAGGTCAAGAAGGCAACGATTCTGATTTAAAAGGGGGCAAGTGGGTAAGCAGGGGTACAACCAGATAAATCATGGCTAATGCGATTTTGCCTCTTGTTAACTTTCACCCACAGTCCTGTGATTTTTCTCCCAAATGCTTCCTAATCATCCTTCCTCCATTCTTCTTCTAGGTCCCCATGtgcattttttccatttcctatttGTTCTACTTCTACGGGGTGGAATACTGCCTTTGAAATGGGGAACAAAGGGGTTGATTTCTGCTATTGACCTACTGGGTCCACGTATTACACTGAGGCTTGCTGCACAGATCTATGAACACTATAGGCTACATTCTAGCATCTTCTTTTAGAAGAAGTCAGTGGTCATGATTTATTTATGCTCACAGTATACCCTTTATTTTTCTGGGACACCTTAGGAATTATTCTCTCCCACAAAGGTCTTGAGCTCTCTTTCTACTTCCACATCATTCTAAGCTTATGTAAATTAGCTTAGAAAATCTCACtgtggggagcctaggtggctcagttagttgagctttaggactctggatttcggctcaggtcatgatctctcagggatctgatctcatggttgttgggattgagccccgcattgggctccgccCTGAGGGCGCggggccagcttgggattctgtctctccccttttccctgcccctcccctgcacttgttctctctctcaataaataaacatttaaaaaaagaagaaaaaaaaaagaaaatctcactgTGAATCTATTCTCCgtcacttgctagctgtgtgactttggtcaGATTACATAACACTTggtcttaaattcctcatgtataaaatgagaaaaccagTAGCTACCCTTGCAAAAATGATAATATGATTAAACGAGATAACATGCACAGGTGCCtggtaaatactattattaacAACAAGAACAGACAGCTTTTGTCTGAAGagtaacagagaaaaaggaatgttagttttctgtcctttcctgcATTACTAGCCTTAGGCTAGGAGGCAGCAGGTCCGTACTCgttttcatctttattatgaAGCTTATTCAAATAATAGAACTACATAGATTTTATTCAGAGAGTGTTTAGAATAAACAAGATAGTGTAAAATATTCTCCAACATACAGAGAAAATACCAGGTTAGATCTACAGCGGCTATTTTAAAGGTGGTCATGTAAGTGTGTAAGTGCAtaggctttggagtcaaacagaCCTGGGGTTTCAAGTCTTGATTGTGCCCCTTACCACGATGGTATATTCAGTCATCTAGCTCTTTGAACCTTAGTACCCTTACCTGGAAGATGGTAATAATATTTAGTAATATTTgcttctcagatttttttctggTGAAGATCAAATTACGAGACCACGTATCAGATAATCAAATACAGTCTGGCAT
This genomic interval from Prionailurus viverrinus isolate Anna chromosome F1, UM_Priviv_1.0, whole genome shotgun sequence contains the following:
- the MPC2 gene encoding mitochondrial pyruvate carrier 2 isoform X2 translates to MSAAGVRGLRATYHRVLDKVELMLPEKLRPIYNHPAGPKTVFFWAPIMKWGLVCAGLADMARPAEKLSTAQSAVLMATGFIWSRYSLVIIPKNWSLFAVNFFVGAAGASQLFRIWRYNQELKAKANN